From Hydra vulgaris chromosome 07, alternate assembly HydraT2T_AEP, a single genomic window includes:
- the LOC136082472 gene encoding uncharacterized protein LOC136082472 isoform X2 has product MVADGASPNRKFFQIHLAENYENVKDTTVHWTWNIWCSTRKLYFFCDVPHLIKTTRNNLENSHWNQHSRNLMIEDQFITWPQIMNVYEWDLGMFHDAVGLRLGHKLRDEHIHLTPQSRMRVNLAAQVLSQTVVHMLEEQGKAETRCLQKFINLIDTFFDCLNVSRQFNKTRKPALDVYKTHLDKRFEWLNKTFLKFLNEWEQASQNVKNLSIKEKAKLCLSKQTLEGFRITVHSFTELGSALLQEEGVEYLLSEKFSQDPIEEYFSKQRRRGGGNENPCLEEFNRNFLGLNIAGDNLIRALNGNYRGRFQEDLKIDVTDTIHLPKKKPRKY; this is encoded by the exons ATGGTAGCAGATGGTGCTTCCCCAAATCGTAAGTTCTTTCAAATTCATCTTGCTGAGAATTACGAAAACGTTAAGGATACAACTGTGCATTGGACATGGAATATTTGGTGTTCAA CtcgaaaactttactttttttgtgaTGTTCCTCATTTGATAAAAACTACTAGAAATAATTTGGAAAACTCTCATTGGAACCAACATTCTCGAAATCTAatg attgAAGATCAGTTTATAACGTGGCCTCAAATTATGAATGTCTATGAATGGGATCTGGGCATGTTTCATGATGCTGTTGGTCTACGATTGGGACACAAACTCAGAGATGAGCATATTCATTTAACTCCACAATCTAGAATGCGTGTTAATTTAGCTGCCCAG GTGTTAAGTCAAACTGTTGTTCACATGTTGGAGGAGCAGGGTAAAGCTGAAACAAGATGTctacaaaagtttataaatttaattgatacCTTCTTTGATTGCCTTAATGTTTCAAggcaatttaataaaactagaaaacCGGCTTTAGATGTATACAAAACACATTTGGATAAAAGATTTGAG TGGTTGAATAAAacgtttcttaaatttttaaatgaatgggAACAAGCCAGTCAAAACGTTAAAAATTTATCGATAAAAGAAAAAGCCAAACTTTGCTTAAGTAAACAAACCCTAGAAGGGTTCAGAATTACAG tgcaCTCATTTACTGAACTTGGTTCAGCTCTTTTACAAGAAGAAGGTGTAGAGTACTTACTTTCAGAAAAGTTCAGTCAAGATCCTATAGAGGAATATTTTTCCAAGCAGCGAAGAAGAGGGGGAGGAAACGAAAATCCTTGTTTAGAAGAATTTAATCGTAACTTTCTAGGTTTAAATATTGCCGGTGACAATCTTATTCGAGCCTTAAATGGAAATTATAGAGGAAGATTTCAGGAAGATCTAAAGATTGATGTTACTGACACAATACATCTGCCAAAGAAAAAGCCgagaaaatattga
- the LOC136082472 gene encoding uncharacterized protein LOC136082472 isoform X1, which produces MVADGASPNRKFFQIHLAENYENVKDTTVHWTWNIWCSTRKLYFFCDVPHLIKTTRNNLENSHWNQHSRNLMVILICSANQEWQKQGGMPRAMVLGDAQDHYKVDNQIEDQFITWPQIMNVYEWDLGMFHDAVGLRLGHKLRDEHIHLTPQSRMRVNLAAQVLSQTVVHMLEEQGKAETRCLQKFINLIDTFFDCLNVSRQFNKTRKPALDVYKTHLDKRFEWLNKTFLKFLNEWEQASQNVKNLSIKEKAKLCLSKQTLEGFRITVHSFTELGSALLQEEGVEYLLSEKFSQDPIEEYFSKQRRRGGGNENPCLEEFNRNFLGLNIAGDNLIRALNGNYRGRFQEDLKIDVTDTIHLPKKKPRKY; this is translated from the exons ATGGTAGCAGATGGTGCTTCCCCAAATCGTAAGTTCTTTCAAATTCATCTTGCTGAGAATTACGAAAACGTTAAGGATACAACTGTGCATTGGACATGGAATATTTGGTGTTCAA CtcgaaaactttactttttttgtgaTGTTCCTCATTTGATAAAAACTACTAGAAATAATTTGGAAAACTCTCATTGGAACCAACATTCTCGAAATCTAatggtaattttaatttgtagtgCTAACCAGGAGTGGCAGAAGCAGGGGGGGATGCCAAGGGCCATGGTCCTTGGCGATGCTCAAGATCATTATAAGGTAGATAATCAG attgAAGATCAGTTTATAACGTGGCCTCAAATTATGAATGTCTATGAATGGGATCTGGGCATGTTTCATGATGCTGTTGGTCTACGATTGGGACACAAACTCAGAGATGAGCATATTCATTTAACTCCACAATCTAGAATGCGTGTTAATTTAGCTGCCCAG GTGTTAAGTCAAACTGTTGTTCACATGTTGGAGGAGCAGGGTAAAGCTGAAACAAGATGTctacaaaagtttataaatttaattgatacCTTCTTTGATTGCCTTAATGTTTCAAggcaatttaataaaactagaaaacCGGCTTTAGATGTATACAAAACACATTTGGATAAAAGATTTGAG TGGTTGAATAAAacgtttcttaaatttttaaatgaatgggAACAAGCCAGTCAAAACGTTAAAAATTTATCGATAAAAGAAAAAGCCAAACTTTGCTTAAGTAAACAAACCCTAGAAGGGTTCAGAATTACAG tgcaCTCATTTACTGAACTTGGTTCAGCTCTTTTACAAGAAGAAGGTGTAGAGTACTTACTTTCAGAAAAGTTCAGTCAAGATCCTATAGAGGAATATTTTTCCAAGCAGCGAAGAAGAGGGGGAGGAAACGAAAATCCTTGTTTAGAAGAATTTAATCGTAACTTTCTAGGTTTAAATATTGCCGGTGACAATCTTATTCGAGCCTTAAATGGAAATTATAGAGGAAGATTTCAGGAAGATCTAAAGATTGATGTTACTGACACAATACATCTGCCAAAGAAAAAGCCgagaaaatattga